The following is a genomic window from Amycolatopsis cihanbeyliensis.
ACCGCCACGCCGACCAGAACCAGCGCCACGCCGGCCGCGATCAGGTCGCCGAGCGCGGCACGCCGGTTCCCCGCCGAACCGGTGGCGGGGCCGGCGGCAGCAGAGTCTCGCACCGCCGCACGATAACCGTGCCGGTGCGGGACACCAAGCCGGGACCGGCGGGCGTCAGCACTTGGTAAGAACTATGTCGCCCGCTCGGATACGTCAGAAATCGGTAAGCATGGCAATGCTTCCGGACCGTCCACGGTGGATCTAGCGTGAATGGGTGAGCACAGACCACGTTGATGTCGTCCTACCGTGCCTGAACGAGGCCGGCGCGCTGCCCGGCGTCCTCGGCGGCCTGCCGGCCGGATACCACGCGATCGTGGTGGACAACGGATCCACCGATGGCTCCGCGGAGGTCGCCGCGGGACTCGGCGCGCGGGTGGTGCGCGAACCCCGTCCCGGCTACGGCGCCGCCGTACACACCGGCCTGGAGGCCGCCACCTCGGAGGTGGTGTGTTTCGTGGACGCGGACGGCTCGCTCGACCCCGGTGAGCTGCCGCGGCTGGTGGCCGCGGTCGCCCGCGGCGAGGCCGAGCTGGCCGTGGGCCGCAGGATGCCGGTGGCCGCGCGGGTGTGGCCGTGGCACGCGCGTGCGGGGAACCTGCTGCTGGCCGGCCTGCTGCGGCGCAGGGGGCTACCGGTGCACGACATCGCGCCGATGCGCGCCGTCGGCCGCACCGCCCTGCTGGAACTCGGTGTGCTGGATCGCGCGTTCGGGTATCCGCTGGAGATGCTGATCAGGGCGGCCCGCGCGGGCTGGCGGGTACGCGAGTTCGACGTGGCCTACCGGGAGCGGGCGAAGGGGACCACCTCCAAGGTCTCCGGGTCCGTCCGTGGCACCGCGCGGGCGGTGCGGGACATGAGCCGGGTGCTGGCCCGATGACCGCCGGATTCTGCCTGCTCGTGGTGGCCAAGGCCCCGGTGCCCGGGCTGGCCAAGACCCGGCTGTGCCCGCCTGCCACCCCGCGGGAAGCGGCCGAGCTCGCGGCGGCCTCGCTGCTCGACACCCTGGAAGCGGTGCTGGCCGTGCCGGGCGCCGTGCCGGTGGTGGCGCTCACCGGCGAGCTGGGTGCGGCGGCAAGGGCCGCCGAGTTGGACGACATGCTGCGGCGATGCACCACGCTCCGGCAGCGTGGCACGGACTTCGCCAGCAGGCTGGCACACGCGCACGTCGATACCGCCGCACTGCGCCCGGGCCATCCGGTACTGCAGATCGGGATGGACACCCCGCAGGTCACCCCCGGGCTGCTGAGCTCGGTGGCCGCGCCGCTGCGGGATGGGGGCACCCCGGACGCGGTACTCGCCCCGGCGACCGATGGCGGCTGGTGGGCCCTCGGACTGCGGCGACCTGCCGACGCACCGGCACTCGCCGGG
Proteins encoded in this region:
- a CDS encoding TIGR04282 family arsenosugar biosynthesis glycosyltransferase, whose protein sequence is MTAGFCLLVVAKAPVPGLAKTRLCPPATPREAAELAAASLLDTLEAVLAVPGAVPVVALTGELGAAARAAELDDMLRRCTTLRQRGTDFASRLAHAHVDTAALRPGHPVLQIGMDTPQVTPGLLSSVAAPLRDGGTPDAVLAPATDGGWWALGLRRPADAPALAGVPMSRADTGVLTAAALRAAGLQVATGPMLSDVDTMADAERVVATAGGRFAEALATLHERIAVP
- a CDS encoding glycosyltransferase family 2 protein; the encoded protein is MSTDHVDVVLPCLNEAGALPGVLGGLPAGYHAIVVDNGSTDGSAEVAAGLGARVVREPRPGYGAAVHTGLEAATSEVVCFVDADGSLDPGELPRLVAAVARGEAELAVGRRMPVAARVWPWHARAGNLLLAGLLRRRGLPVHDIAPMRAVGRTALLELGVLDRAFGYPLEMLIRAARAGWRVREFDVAYRERAKGTTSKVSGSVRGTARAVRDMSRVLAR